The Oncorhynchus nerka isolate Pitt River linkage group LG24, Oner_Uvic_2.0, whole genome shotgun sequence genome has a window encoding:
- the LOC115108715 gene encoding LOW QUALITY PROTEIN: platelet glycoprotein V-like (The sequence of the model RefSeq protein was modified relative to this genomic sequence to represent the inferred CDS: inserted 1 base in 1 codon) has translation MWSVLLFLLVQPLHTDSMVCPNSCMCNLEGAVKCVGNIRDVPKGMPTNMYLLQLNGTNMKVLNEQSLAMLPLMLRLGISHSPLDTIHPEAFHVAPQLLSIKLSSNALSSLPSRVFSPLVSLEQLHLDDNRLESIAPXLFEGLANLHELDVSNNAIAHLAPNVFHGLSSLRYLNLGRNSLQQLPPTLFHSLTRLQFLMLYNNKLERLEVGAFDELANLLELKLHNNQIAYIPPEVFWALGNLMTLTMSSNLLQGVPNESFYHLPKLTKLTIYKNPLLSLPDKLMGQMPRMKEFYLYDTNLSTVPWSLFANMSGMERLSLHLNNKLRELPPDLFCCLPNLQKLSLKSNDIQDLHPDIFSKLANMNTLLLNDNKLRSLSEDIFKGNPSLASIELKNNQLRTLPGEVFSTAGGLRVVTLSGNPWDCRCGIRDIASWIKLNEGVVSDRTDVICRNPYPLLLRPLGSLLDEEFKCDLTTPSSSRSTRSSVELSHAVSTTALEEQEVVDFTATTTAPEAPSTQQTENPTESVRFTTPGTRRTTTATPTADVLDILDDDYIFKPMGTESLPVHVLSPPFHDRLVFENGLEFVHNNRLKGWVYLWTLPPNGAYVGFLMALHILLVATGVALILAAMYGMYRLHQATEDLGAILTNRKHAIISERKQKDQDKL, from the exons ATGTGGAGCGTATTACTCTTTCTCCTGGTCCAGCCTTTGCACACCGACAGCATGGTCTGCCCTAACAGCTGCATGTGCAACCTAGAGGGGGCCGTCAAATGTGTGGGCAACATCAGGGACGTGCCCAAAGGCATGCCCACCAACATGTACCTACTTCAGCTGAATGGCACAAACATGAAGGTTCTGAACGAACAGAGTCTGGCCATGTTGCCCCTTATGCTGCGTTTAGGCATCAGCCACAGCCCCCTGGACACCATCCACCCTGAGGCCTTCCATGTGGCCCCGCAGCTCCTCTCCATCAAGCTGTCATCCAACGCCCTCTCCAGCCTCCCTTCCCGGGTGTTCAGCCCCTTGGTCAGCCTGGAGCAGCTGCATCTGGATGACAATCGTCTGGAGTCCATCGCCC TGTTGTTCGAGGGTCTGGCCAACCTGCACGAACTGGACGTCAGTAACAACGCCATCGCTCACCTCGCCCCCAATGTTTTCCACGGACTGAGTAGCCTGCGCTATCTCAACCTGGGGAGAAACTCCCTGCAGCAGCTGCCCCCCACCTTGTTCCACTCATTGACGCGGTTGCAGTTCCTCATGCTCTACAACAACAAGCTAGAGCGGCTGGAGGTGGGTGCCTTCGACGAGCTGGCCAACCTCCTGGAGCTCAAACTGCACAACAACCAGATCGCATACATCCCCCCCGAGGTGTTCTGGGCCCTAGGcaacctcatgacactcaccatGTCCTCCAACCTTCTCCAGGGTGTCCCGAATGAAAGCTTCTACCACCTTCCCAAACTCACCAAGCTCACTATCTACAAAAACCCTCTGCTGTCACTGCCTGATAAGTTGATGGGCCAAATGCCCAGGATGAAGGAATTCTACCTGTATGACACCAACCTCAGCACCGTGCCCTGGAGCCTGTTTGCCAACATGAGCGGGATGGAGAGGCTCTCCCTGCACCTCAACAACAAGCTGAGGGAGCTGCCCCCTGACCTTTTTTGCTGCCTGCCCAACCTCCAGAAGCTTTCTCTCAAGTCCAATGACATCCAGGATCTACATCCAGATATCTTCTCCAAGCTGGCCAATATGAACACTCTGCTCCTGAATGATAACAAGCTTCGCTCCCTTTCTGAGGACATATTTAAGGGCAACCCCAGTTTGGCCAGCATCGAGCTGAAGAACAACCAGCTGCGGACCCTTCCGGGGGAGGTCTTCTCTACTGCAGGGGGTTTAAGGGTTGTTACTCTGAGTGGCAACCCATGGGACTGCAGGTGTGGCATCAGAGACATTGCAAGTTGGATAAAGCTTAATGAAGGCGTGGTTAGTGATCGGACGGATGTGATATGTCGTAATCCGTACCCTCTACTTCTCCGCCCACTTGGTTCCCTACTCGACGAAGAGTTTAAGTGTGACCTTACCACACCCTCGAGCAGCCGCTCCACCCGCTCTTCGGTTGAACTCAGCCATGCCGTTTCCACTACAGCTCTTGAGGAGCAAGAGGTGGTAGACTTCACAGCCACAACTACTGCACCCGAGGCTCCATCAACCCAACAAACAGAAAATCCTACTGAGAGTGTCCGGTTCACCACACCTGGGACTAGGCGCACAACAACTGCCACACCGACCGCCGACGTTCTCGACATTCTTGACGACGACTATATATTCAAGCCTATGGGCACCGAATCGCTCCCTGTCCATGTCCTATCCCCGCCCTTCCACGACAGGCTGGTGTTTGAGAACGGGCTCGAGTTTGTGCACAACAACCGCCTAAAGGGCTGGGTTTACCTGTGGACGCTGCCACCCAATGGGGCTTACGTTGGTTTCCTCATGGCTCTCCACATCCTTCTAGTGGCCACAGGCGTGGCCCTGATTCTGGCTGCCATGTACGGGATGTACCGTCTCCACCAGGCCACGGAAGACCTAGGAGCAATACTCACAAACAGGAAACACGCCATCATATCAGAGAGGAAGCAGAAAGACCAAGATAAACTGTAG
- the lrrc15 gene encoding leucine-rich repeat-containing protein 15, translating into MDLPINLIFLLLLAISGVLGACPDGCQCKDNKILCHGRSITEFPSSVPGSTTTFYISNTNITALKPDDLAGFAEALGIFVVKDTGIREVFPGTFDLTHNLGALGFTGTVLNDLPEALFLNLVKLESLTLSGNKFLVLRPAWLNSLAALRTLDFSKNLITSVPEKAFRSVTQLEHLTLARNSINQLYRDTFRGLSKLKSLRLNRNALRVIPAGAFDDLVSLEELSLQDNAITHLPANLFSQLQRLKKLYLSSNRLTSLPEGILLNLPNLAQISLYENELQSLSPGVFGPMAVRELWLYDNRLTHLEEHTFSNLTQLRLLVLSRNQISSVSPGAFSGLAELGEVSLHTNLLTSLQENTFQGLHKLVNISLEHNYIHSLPAKLLQGHSHLGQLDLHNNSLLNLPSELLSTLTVANEVLLAENPWKCDQDIVPLRDWLTQNPTKTNLSTVVCLTPSVLSGDSIAELTDEELMLSTPTAVPDITPTEKRRKPHTPAPKWSTPSPAAEATPTQEQGEDTSSGQGNGEGVSRNTQIIIIAVVCTAIITSLIVCCVCWRRNNRGSRNLGRRNKNNSVI; encoded by the coding sequence ATGGACCTGCCAATCAACCTCATCTTTCTCCTCCTTCTTGCCATCAGTGGAGTTCTTGGAGCGTGCCCAGATGGATGCCAGTGCAAAGACAACAAAATCCTTTGCCATGGCAGGTCAATCACAGAGTTTCCCTCCTCAGTGCCTGGTTCCACTACCACCTTCTACATCTCCAACACCAACATCACTGCTCTCAAACCTGATGACTTGGCTGGTTTTGCCGAGGCCCTTGGCATCTTTGTGGTCAAAGACACTGGGATCAGAGAAGTATTCCCTGGCACCTTTGACCTCACCCATAACTTGGGTGCCCTGGGCTTCACAGGCACTGTGCTGAATGACCTGCCTGAGGCCCTGTTTCTAAATCTGGTGAAGCTGGAATCTCTGACTCTGAGCGGCAACAAGTTCCTGGTGCTTCGCCCCGCCTGGCTCAACTCCCTCGCTGCTCTGAGGACCCTGGACTTCAGCAAGAACCTCATCACGTCTGTACCAGAGAAGGCCTTTCGCTCTGTCACTCAGCTGGAGCATCTCACCCTGGCCAGGAACAGCATCAACCAACTCTACAGGGACACCTTCAGGGGCCTGAGCAAGCTCAAATCCCTGCGTCTGAACCGGAACGCTCTTAGGGTGATCCCTGCTGGAGCGTTTGATGACCTGGTAAGCCTGGAGGAGCTCTCTCTGCAGGATAATGCCATCACTCATCTCCCCGCTAACCTGTTCTCCCAGCTGCAGAGGCTAAAGAAGCTTTATCTCTCCAGCAACCGGCTAACTTCCCTCCCAGAGGGGATTCTCCTCAACCTCCCTAACCTGGCACAGATCTCCCTGTATGAGAACGAGCTCCAGAGTCTGTCCCCAGGAGTGTTCGGCCCCATGGCCGTGAGGGAGCTGTGGCTGTATGACAACCGGCTGACCCACCTGGAGGAACACACCTTCAGCAACCTGACCCAGCTGCGTCTGCTGGTACTGAGCCGGAACCAGATCAGCTCTGTGTCTCCCGGGGCCTTCAGTGGGCTGGCAGAGCTGGGGGAAGTGTCCCTACACACCAACCTCCTCACCAGCCTGCAGGAAAACACCTTCCAGGGGCTGCATAAGCTGGTAAACATCTCCCTGGAGCACAATTACATCCACTCCCTTCCTGCCAAGCTTCTCCAGGGCCACTCCCACCTTGGCCAGCTGGACCTCCACAACAACTCCCTCCTCAACCTGCCCTCAGAGCTCCTCAGCACCCTCACGGTGGCCAATGAGGTGCTGCTCGCTGAAAACCCCTGGAAGTGTGACCAGGACATCGTGCCACTGCGGGACTGGCTGACACAGAACCCCACCAAGACTAACCTCAGTACTGTGGTGTGCCTCACGCCCTCTGTCTTAAGCGGTGACAGCATAGCCGAACTGACTGACGAGGAGTTGATGTTGTCCACTCCGACCGCCGTCCCTGATATCACCccgacagagaagaggaggaagcccCACACCCCCGCTCCCAAGTGGAGCACCCCCTCCCCTGCTGCAGAGGCCACGCCCACCCAGGAGCAGGGGGAGGACACCAGCAGTGGGCAGGGGAACGGAGAGGGTGTGTCCAGGAACACGCAGATCATTATCATCGCGGTGGTCTGCACCGCCATCATCACCAGTCTCATTGTCTGCTGCGTCTGCTGGAGGAGGAACAACAGAGGCAGCCGCAACCTTGGCCGCAGGAACAAAAACAACTCGGTCATCTAG